A genomic stretch from Edaphobacter aggregans includes:
- the prmC gene encoding peptide chain release factor N(5)-glutamine methyltransferase translates to MITLRQSLTAATQQLATDEHLRAEAPRDAELLLLHTLQIPRATLLAHPELELTSDQLYLYEQTIHRRLQYEPVQYITGQQEFYGLTLRVSPAVLIPRPETEHLVESVLARLPHDHPVSIADVGTGSGAIAIALAVHLPEAHVTALDLSTEALHLAQLNAENHNVAHRIRFLHSDLFAALPPGAAFDAIVSNPPYVPTSDRPDLHPQVREYEPVTALFAGSDGLDIYRRLIPQAQHLLKPNGLLALEIGQGQQASLTALLESWRDLFFINDLQQIPRVAVATRPSATHA, encoded by the coding sequence ATGATCACTCTCCGCCAGTCACTTACCGCCGCGACGCAGCAACTGGCCACCGACGAGCACCTCCGCGCCGAAGCCCCGCGCGACGCCGAACTCCTTCTCCTCCACACGCTGCAAATCCCTCGCGCGACCCTCCTTGCCCATCCTGAGCTCGAACTCACCTCCGATCAGCTCTATCTCTACGAACAGACCATCCACCGTCGCCTGCAATACGAGCCCGTCCAATACATTACCGGTCAGCAGGAGTTCTACGGTCTCACTCTCCGCGTCTCCCCCGCCGTCCTCATCCCCCGACCCGAGACCGAGCACCTGGTCGAATCCGTCCTCGCCCGCCTCCCCCACGACCACCCCGTCTCCATCGCCGACGTAGGCACCGGCTCCGGAGCGATCGCCATCGCGCTGGCTGTGCATCTTCCCGAAGCCCACGTGACGGCTCTCGACCTCTCCACCGAGGCCCTTCACCTCGCCCAGCTTAACGCCGAAAACCACAACGTAGCCCACCGCATCCGTTTCCTCCATTCCGATCTCTTCGCCGCTCTGCCACCCGGTGCGGCCTTCGACGCCATCGTCAGCAACCCTCCCTACGTTCCCACCTCCGACCGCCCGGACCTCCATCCCCAGGTTCGCGAGTACGAGCCCGTTACCGCTCTCTTTGCAGGCTCAGACGGCCTCGATATCTACCGCCGCCTCATCCCCCAGGCCCAGCACCTGCTCAAACCCAATGGCCTCCTCGCACTCGAGATTGGCCAGGGCCAGCAGGCGTCTCTCACAGCTCTTCTCGAAAGCTGGCGAGATCTCTTTTTTATCAATGACCTCCAGCAAATCCCTCGCGTTGCCGTCGCCACCCGGCCTTCCGCAACTCACGCCTGA